From the genome of Brassica oleracea var. oleracea cultivar TO1000 chromosome C4, BOL, whole genome shotgun sequence:
AATTGTATACATATAAAAACAATTCGATCATATATAAATCTTAAAATTTTCAATACAATATATTTAATATTTTAATAATATAATTCAATCCGCGTAAAGTTACCACGAAGTACTAGTCAATATTATTATTTTTCTTTTGTCATGATCATTCTAGTTTATTACTAGTTGTTAGAATATAACAACTACAATGTTTTTTTCTAAAAAATTTCCAACTAGTAAACGGATACATACATTTCTTAACTCTAAGTCTCTTATGTCAGCATACAATAAAATCAAAATGGATAAATGTTCTAATAAGTTACTAATTTTAATACCAACCGTAAGGAGATGACTTAGAGAATAAATACCCCGATCCTTAAAGGATTCTTGCACTGTTCCGTCAGTGGGCCCCACAAAAAATAAGAAGAACCGGTTACTAAAGTTGCAAAATACAGACCGCTTTTGGAGATGTTTTTGCACTGTTCGCGAGCCTCAATGACACGTGGCGATCAGCGATTGGTTCGTTTTAATTTTTTTTTTTAAACAGACAAAGAAAATAATAATAAGAACCTCAAATGGGATGTTAGCGTTAATGATGCTCTTATTAACATGATTTGTTCCAGGTCCTACAAATTTTATTGGATAGAAAAATCACATATTCCTTTGAATTAAATTTAAGACAGAAAGACTTACTTGGGTCACCACTGATAGTGACAGCACTTCCACCAAAGTTGCAACTACTAGGGATTGGATTCTTCTGGTAATAACTGTTAAATGCAAAAGATGCATGTGCTATCAACGAGTTTGGATTATAACACTTTCCTCCTTCTTGGATCTCTGAACAGTCTGCTCCACCGATCCCGCACGCGTAGTCCAAAGCAGCTTGTAACGCTATTTTTGGAGCGTTCTCTCTCGCAACACACCAACTTTCACCTGGGTGGGCTGCAACGCGTGGTGGCGTTGGAACCGTTAGTGGCGTTGTGACGACGGCAGAAGCGTCAGAATCAGAATTAGGGACAACGGTTGGTTCGCTGGTTGTTGGATTTGTGGCTAAAGGTGTGGTTATGTCCTTTTCTTCTTCTATTGGTTCAGTAATTGCTCTTGCACCTGTAAAATCACATAGTTTTCGTTAATGGAATAAGATGTGAGAAACATTAACAATGATGTCTCAGATTTGGTTGGTAAAGTTAGAGCATAATTAATTATTATCATCTCTAAGATAAGTGCCTTTAATTTGTAATAAAAAGGTAAAACACGAAGACAAACCTTAGAAACAATAAACAAAAAGACAATATAGAGAATCTTTGAACTGAACAAGAAAAAGTAAGGACTAGAATAATTGCAAGCTTCGACTCCATTCCGGTTCACATGAGAAAACAAAATTAACTTCATCTTTTTTATAGATACAAATTCACCTTAATTTTAAAAATAAAGCAATTAGAATTTAGAATTCACCTATCTACAGTATTGATATATTAAATAAAATTGAAAAAATTCGAATCTGGTAGAACTAGATGAACAAGAAAAGGAACATTTTCCTAAGAAAAAAAACATTTCTAATCAGAATATAGATAATTGAAGTTCTAAAGACATATTTTATAGATTTTCTGAATAATGATTAACTTTCCGCATCTTTAGAATAATAAATCCCAAGCTATATATAAACGTTATTTTTAGCAAGAACGAATTCAAAAACGTTTGGATTCACCATTAATCAAAACTATGGTGTTATATCACTTACATATGTTCATATATCAAAACAGTGTGGATTAGAATAAATCATGTGCATGTTCTATTCCTTAGAAAAGAATAAAATGAAATTTGCAACAACCAAATCTTACTATAAATATATATATGCTACTTTAACAATATTTTATTTAAAAATAAAAACTGGGAAAAGCTTTTCTTGTTTCAGCGATGGATTGAGAAAAGTAACCTGGGAAGACGAAGTAGAGAAGAAGAAGACTTGTTACTATTCTGAAGCCTTTTCCCATTCCGAAAAACACAACCGTAACTCTTCTTCTCTGTTAAAGCTCTAAATCTTCCAGTCTTATGTCTCCAAATACTTCTTATCAACTAAATATAGAGAGAGAAGCTGTGTGTAAGGAACTTGGGTTTATGGAGTTGATTGCTGGGGAGTTGGGGAGAGAGAGAGAGAGAGAGAGAGAGAGGGTAATGATTTGTTTGGGATTTAGGTTTTGTGGGCAATGCAAAATGTAATGTGGGCTGCTTCTAGTGAGTGATGCTTGTAATGATGGTTTTTCCTCACACTTTTGATTCTTATATTCCCTGGTTCTTTCTTTTTTAACTTTATTCAGTCACAATGAGAACTTTTTCATTAGTTTCCTTTCTTTCTTGAACTTCTACATAAGCATAAATTATTTGCCGCTTAGAATAGCATAAACAATTTGAGTTGTGGGTCTCACATCACATAACTATCACTGCATAGCTCTTAACTAAAGATTTTAAAGTAAACAAAAAACAAAATATAGAGACTTAATCATCTTGACCAAAAAGAGATAATCACTTATACAAACCTTGCAATTAACAATTTGACCTCGAAAATAAACACTTTGTATTTTACATGGATGTGAAAACTGTAGAAATTCAACATGCTCTCATTATCTTGTTCATGTTTATATGTCTAGTTTAAATTAGTCATGTCATGTACAATCTTTCTTATGCAATTGTATTTTTAAGACTACTGACTTTTTAAAAAAAAAAAAAAAAAAAAAAAGGACTACTGACTTAATTTTTTTGCTTGGAGAAGCGAAATCCACTATTTATAAAACATAGAGATCTGCAGCAACAATTATTTCAGTATATCATTTGAAATAAAGCAAGGCATAGTAGTATACTTTTTGCTCCTCAAAATATAGCAATTTGATTGATTTTGACTTTATGTCGAAGTAGGACCTTCCAAAATATAGCAACAGGCGTACTTTTGACTAATCTCACACCAACTTTGTGTATTTATTATTCATATTTTCACCCAGCTCTCGTTGTAGCATGTATAGGCTATCTAGCCAGAAGAACTGTAGCTATAATTTAAAAATGTTTAGACCCTTATTATTAAAGTTTTTATCTTCGATTGCGGTAATCTCCTTGCATTATCTACACAAATATGAAATCATAACTTTAGAAAAAGAAGAAAAAGAGTAGAAAAAGAAACTTAACGTTAATTACATCGACCGTATATTTGTGCGGTGGGATTTTAGTGGACAAAAACAACCAAAGATACAACTTTCGGTGTTAAAAAGAGTACTAAACAATAATAAAGTAATAAGAAGAAAACATAAAATCAGAAATAATCCCGTGTAAGAGGGTAGGGAAGATGAGCAAATGAATAGGAAAAGCAAGTGGGACTCAAATTGGTTATAGCAACAACATAACAAATGATGAAAAGAGAATTTTGGACCGACTATATCCAAAATTCGGATTCACCTAATCTTAATGGTTATAAGAAATTAATTCTTTGACATTATTTGTTTTTTGTTCTATCGATTCTCTTAAGTTAGTGTGTGTCACATTAATTGGCCGATGAATACAATAGCAACCCTAAAAAGCCTTCAATGTCTGAGTAACATACACAGTCAAACAAAGTTCAAAACCTCTGCTAACTCTTTAGATACTACTACAATTACTAAATATTCTCTCATTTTTATAAAACGCATTTCAGGTATATCTTTTTAAAACATATTAATTCAACTTTGGATATTACTCAAATGAGTATGCAGAATGGCTTGAAAACTTTCTCTCACTGATTCATCATCTTTATCACTACAAAGGCTCATAGTGATGAATTTTTTTTTTGGTAAAACAAAATTTTATAGATAACTAGTCTCCATTAGAAGAAGAATTGTTTACAAAGATGATAACAAAGTCATACTGGCTAACAATTTTTGCTGCAACAAAAGACAAGCAAAAACACAAAGATAGAAGCTATCATTATACATAAACAACTAACATTGCGGAGAAATCCTTGTATTCCGACCACACTAGGCTTAAGCAGCGGAATGACGCCATGGAAAACAAAGAACACAATCAGTGATCTAATGCTTGTGATTGGTTCCGCAACTAGTGCAGGAATAAAAATTTTAACACTGGCTACAATCACATAGGTGATGTAACACCAAAATGTTGAGGCTTTGAACAGTACAGAGAGCAAATCATCCGTAGAGCAATCTTCCAAACTAAAGGCTGACTTTGCAACACATGAGCAGCAACAATACAAAAGCCATGGTAATAGTAAGGTTGAAGTTGGTTTCAAAAGAATGTTGATAATCAAGATCTGAAACTACAACGAAGCTAAAAATCTGCAATTTAACTTTGAGTAATAGGAAGATTGAAGTTGGCTCGTAGTGATGAATATAATCATATTTTCACAAGTAGAGCCGGTCCTTAAATTTTAAAGATAGAAACCATTTAACAAAAAATAAATAATTTTATAACAATTTGTGAGTCATATAGTTTATTTATAAACTCAAGGATTTTGGGGATCAAAGTCAATATTGTATTGGTATATATCTAAAACCGACCTTGTTCATAAGGATCAGACTTGATCGAACACAAACCCTCTAAACACCTTCATTATTTGGCATCAAGCTCTGGATTAGAAATAACAGCTTCCACCTACATTTAGCTTTTCTCTTTTCTTTCATCGTTTTTTTCATGGATATTCATGGAAAACAACCGACCTTTGGCCTGGAGAAAGAGGAAAAAATCATTTAAAGAGTAGCAAAAGGGTCTGATGATCTCTTCTTCTCTGTGCTATTCATCCTATTTTTTTACTTATATGGATTGTTATTTTGCCTGAATGAATGATTGTTATATAGAACATTATGGTTTCATTGAACCAAGAATCGATCACTCATCAATACAAAAAGCCGAACAAGATTCTTCCTGATAATCAATGGAATCCTAAGATAATACCATCTATCCCATTGAGCATGTCAACGTTTATTCCTGTCTATGTAGACCATATTCCGCCACATCTGAGAGTACACATAACACATATTGTAGCCCAAAACTCATTGCTATTTACAGTACCTTTAAGCTTACCAAGAACAATGTTTCTCAGCTTTATCTGGTTGACTGGATCAAGGAGATGATGGTGAAATCACATGATAGTATATGTTATTGATCCTATCTTCCCGGAGTTTCCAACGTTGAAGGAACTAAAACGGATTTGTTTTTCCTTCAAAGATTGCTTCAAAATCAAAAGTCAAAAAAGAGAAAAACCTCAAATCAAACCAACATTTTAAGAAAAAAGGGTTTAGTTTCAATTACCGGTATAAGAGAAACCATACCATTAAACCGGTAATATATAATTGGCCCAAAGTGGTTCTACGACACTTCACCAATCACCATCAAGCTCCTTCTCTGTCTCTCTCTGATTATACAAACATCTTGGGAGGTAATCACTGTATCGGTATTAGTACGTATCCAGTTTGAAATTCGCGGTTTAAATTTTTTTATTTTCTCCACGTTCTCTCTGTCTGATCCTTACAAGGTAACTTTTTTGAAAACTTGAAACTGGGGTTTTCCGACCGTCGAATCAGAGGATCTATAATGTTTTGTTTTCTCACATTCTTATGGCAGGGATCTGATTTAGATATGAATTGGGTTCAACGCAAAATCTACCTTTACAACGTCACATTTGGGCTTTACATGCTTGATTGGTGGGAACGATACCTTTTCAGTATCCTTTCTCTTGCCTCGATCTGATCAAATTTGAATTTTGTTTTGTTCAAGAACAGAGCTCTTGCCTTTTCCTTTAACATTCTCTTTCAGATTCTTTGGTTGTAATCCTGATGTGGTTTATTCTGTACAATGGATCTCGCTACTTTTCAGAGCTTTGCAAGAGGTAGAGCTTAGCTTTCTTGATTTCATGTGTTGGCTTTTAGTTTGATTTAATGTTAAATAAATAATGTTACTTTTTTTCTCTTAAGAAGGGATTTAAAGGGTTGTGAGAGTTGGATCTTTATCTAAAGCCTTTGATTCTTTGGGAGTTTGATCTTTGCTAGCTTGTGTTAAGTATTTTCAGAAGAAGCACCTGAAATGACTTTCTTGATTATATTCTATTGCGTTGTTATCCCCTGTTTGATTATATTTGTTCTTCTCTTTCCACAGACATCTTTCTTGAAACCAGGTCATAGTTATCAATGCCATGGAAGCATGAAAACGACATGGTCGTCTGAGACCTGTGCCAACAAAAACTCATTTGTTCTGCTTTTTCTTAACCTGTTTCTTTGGTATCATATCTGATCATGCAACTGCCATATATGTCTTTCTTTATCACTTGTTTTGAATTTTCCTTTGTTCAATTCCACTTCCGGTTCATATTCCAATTACATTCGATGACCTTGAGTTTTCAGGTGTTTTCTTGGTATTGTTCAGTAAATTATTGGCACCATGACTCATACGTTATAATTAATTTGATGCAATAAACTTTGAATAAATAGACAAAAATTAATAAGCAACCCTTAACCTACGTTACATGGAAACGGAAGCGGATTCGCGGAAGCGGAATCGTATGGAAGCGTAGAAGCGAGTTTTTAAAAAAAATTAGGAAGCGGAATCGTGTTGGAAGCGTATGTAAATATAATATATATATATATATATATATATATATATATATATNNNNNNNNNNNNNNNNNNNNNNNNNNNNNNNNNNNNNNNNNNNNNNNNNNNNNNNNNNNNNNNNNNNNNNNNNNNNNNNNNNNNNNNNNNNNNNNNNNNNNNNNNNNNNNNNNNNNNNNNNNNNNNNNNNNNNNNNNNNNNNNNNNNNNNNNNNNNNNNNNNNNNNNNNNNNNNNNNNNNNNNNNNNNNNNNNNNNNNNNNNNNNNNNNNNNNNNNNNNNNNNNNNNNNNNNNNNNNNNNNNNNNNNNNNNNNNNNNNNNNNNNNNNNNNNNNNNNNNNNNNNNNNNNNNNNNNNNNNNNNNNNNNNNNNNNNNNNNNNNNNNNNNNNNNNNNNNNNNNNNNNNNNNNNNNNNNNNNNNNNNNNNNNNNNNNNNNNNNNNNNNNNNNNNNNNNNNNNNNNNNNNNNNNNNNNNNNNNNNNNNNNNNNNNNNNNNNNNNNNNNNNNNNNNNNNNNNNNNNNNNNNNNNNNNNNNNNNNNNNNNNNNNNNNNNNNNNNNNNNNNNNNNNNNNNNNNNNNNNNNNNNNNNNNNNNNNNNNNNNNNNNNNNNNNNNNNNNNNNNNNNNNNNNNNNNNNNNNNNNNNNNNNNNNNNNNNNNNNNNNNNNNNNNNNNNNNNNNNNNNNNNNNNNNNNNNNNNNNNNNNNNNNNNNNNNNNNNNNNNNNNNNNNNNNNNNNNNNNNNNNNNNNNNNNNNNNNNNNNNNNNNNNNNNNNNNNNNNNNNNNNNNNNNNNNNNNNNNNNNNNNNNNNNNNNNNNNNNNNNNNNNNNNNNNNNNNNNNNNNNNNNNNNNNNNNNNNNNNNNNNNNNNNNNNNNNNNNNNNNNNNNNNNNNNNNNNNNNNNNNNNNNNNNNNNNNNNNNNNNNNNNNNNNNNNNNNNNNNNNNNNNNNNNNNNNNNNNNNNNNNNNNNNNNNNNNNNNNNNNNNNNNNNNNNNNNNNNNNNNNNNNNNNNNNNNNNNNNNNNNNNNNNNNNNNNNNNNNNNNNNNNNNNNNNNNNNNNNNNNNNNNNNNNNNNNNNNNNNNNNNNNNNNNNNNNNNNNNNNNNNNNNNNNNNNNNNNNNNNNNNNNNNNNNNNNNNNNNNNNNNNNNNNNNNNNNNNNNNNNNNNNNNNNNNNNNNNNNNNNNNNNNNNNNNNNNNNNNNNNNNNNNNNNNNNNNNNNNNNNNNNNNNNNNNNNNNNNNNNNNNNNNNNNNNNNNNNNNNNNNNNNNNNNNNNNNNNNNNNNNNNNNNNNNNNNNNNNNNNNNNNNNNNNNNNNNNNNNNNNNNNNNNNNNNNNNNNNNNNNNNNNNNNNNNNNNNNNNNNNNNNNNNNNNNNNNNNNNNNNNNNNNNNNNNNNNNNNNNNNNNNNNNNNNNNNNNNNNNNNNNNNNNNNNNNNNNNNNNNNNNNNNNNNNNNNNNNNNNNNNNNNNNNNNNNNNNNNNNNNNNNNNNNNNNNNNNNNNNNNNNNNNNNNNNNNNNNNNNNNNNNNNNNNNNNNNNNNNNNNNNNNNNNNNNNNNNNNNNNNNNNNNNNNNNNNNNNNNNNNNNNNNNNNNNNNNNNNNNNNNNNNNNNNNNNNNNNNNNNNNNGAAACACCAAAAAAAAAAAATTCTTTGTACTTGTTTGATATTAATATAAGACTTTAACTTTAGATTCATCAGCTTTAGTTTCAACCAATACTAACCATCTAATCATCAAACCATATTATAAAAAGCTACAAAGTCTCACGTTTCTTTACAAGAGAAGAAGAATATAACAATTAACAAAAGTCCAAAGAAAATTACCTTGATCGATTGTTTGGTCTTAGACTCTTAGTACAGAGAAGAAGAAAGATCTTTAACTATGAGGTGTAAAAGAGATGAGAATGACGACTCAGAGTCGTAGTCTTTTGAGTTTCCACTTTTTTTTCTATTAGGGTTTTCAGTTAAGGAAATAAAACATAACAACATTTATTAATTTTTCCTTTTTTTTATTTACGATTCCAAAATCAGATTTACACGCTTCCAACTAGGAATCATTGATTCCAATACGCTTCCAAATCTGGTTTTTTTCGGAATCGCGGTTCCGACACGCTTCCGGCCGCTTCCACCCGCTTCCGACTCCGCTTCTGCTTCAGAATCAGGAATCATGGCTTTGGACACGCTTCCATGCAACGTAGCCCTTAACTACGCAAGAGCATCTCCAACCCACCCCTATATTTGCCTCTATATAGGAAAATCTACTCTAACTCACCTCTATTTCTTCCCCTATAATAGAGATTGTTATTTTTTCCTCTGTATGTAGGGGAAAAAAAAGCATTCCTCTACAATAGAGAAGTATTTTTTTATTTACAAAATAGTCCTTTAACTTTTGTGATTATAACTAAAATACATGTTTATGAAGAAATACAATTTTTACATATAAATGCACAGATTTTTATTTACATATTAATTTTTAATTTTTATAATTATAAATAAAATAAATAAAAAGATATCTAATTATTTTATGTTTACATACTAATTATTTTATTTTAAAGTCAGACTTTTTATTTAATGAATGATATCTAAAATTTTATATTGATAATTAAAACTATTAATTAAAATTTAATTATTAAAAGTTTAACATAATTTTACATATTGATAACATATTAAAATTAAACTTAAATATTGAAACAACTTAATAATTAAATATTAATCAATACAACATGTTGAAACAACTTAATACTCCGGTAAATTATTTCCGGATCCACAAAATTGTTAAAAGATTGTCCAAACGACGTGGGTGGAGGAGGAGTTTGCTGATTTTGTTGCTGGTGACTGCGTTTTTGTAAAATATGTGCTTTCTTTACTTGAAAATGTTCACGGAAATTTAGATCTTCTATGGAATTTATGTCACAAAAAAAAAAAAAAATTCCTTCATCTGTTTTAAAGCAAAATTTTGTCCGTAAATCTCCGACTGATGTTTGTCTTTGTTCATTTGACTTCTTTAGGTTCTCTAAGAATTGTTTATTTCCTTCTTGTAGTGTATTGGAAGAGAAGCTCCACCACCAGAAGTCCAAATACAAGATGACGAAGATAATCGGTTCCAAGAGTTTATAAGTTGATTCAGAAAAATCAAGGGTAAGAAAGTTTATTTCTCACTTCGAAATGCATTAATTGACTATTTATGGGAAAATATAGTAATGAGATGTTTAGATAATGTCTATTTTGTTTTATTATTATTTTCTAAATTTATTTGTAATAAAATGTTTAATTTAAATAATATTGCAATTTTATGAAAAAAATTAAAAGTTATAATAAATGGGTTAATTTGCAACATTTATAAGTTAAATGTGTTATTTATAAAATAAAATAAAAAGAATCTTTTAAGTATATTCTTTTATAGAAGAAGAAATAGAAAAATACATTTGAGAGAAACTCATCTCTATTATAGAGTTCTGTCATAGAAGAAAAAAATAGATAAATACATTCGAGATGGTCAAATCATCCAACTCTGGTCTCTGAACTTGTTACTGTTGGTATCTAGCTAGCTCGCAATCACTAAACAAAAACAACCGTCGTTGAATAAGTTGTTACTTAAGATGAGGGGGATCTAAATGAGTCAGAATTTGGAGTAACGAGAAATTGATAAATTTTATAGTCTAATAAAAACAAAAATTGCACATCTCAAAGCAAATTCAGATCTACCTAACAATTGAAAATAAACTGACACGTTTATTGGACCTTTCAACTATGCATACTAAACAAATCTACGCACTCTACAATGTAACAAATCCAGATCTGCCTAAACAGTTACAAAAATTGACTGTCTGATTGATTATTGGAGCTTTCAACTATACTAAACAAATCTACGCACTCTACAATGTAACAAAACCAGATCTACCAAGTTTTAAGAAATTGACTGTCTGATTATTGGAGCTTTCAACTTTACTAAACAAATCTAGGCACTATAGTGTAAAATACAATGAACACTTTTAAGATGAGACGGAGAAAATATATGAACAGCTAATGAAACTTATATACATCTATTATTTTATGAAACTCAATATTCGATTTTATGAAATAAAAGTATAAAATTAATGAATCTTGATTGAAAGTGCTACTTGTATCTTCCAAAAAAAAAGTGCGACTTGTATCTTCGTGTAATAACATTGTCTTACTTTTCTATAATAAAATGTTTTTTTTTAGAAATTTTTTTTCCAGTTTTGATGATACACATTACTTCTTATAGTTTTAATAACTCATTACTCATTAGCCACATCATCAGCACATCAATATCACCAAACAGTTAAATACATAGTTACACTAACGTGTATTTTAGCCAAATTTTAAAAGTTGAAATACATAATTTTAAAGTGTAAGAAAGTTTTAACATAAATGATATTATATCTAAATCAATACAAAAAATTGCTGTTGAGGTGGAATATTTTTGGATGAGCGGATGAAGATTAACATCTATGATTTTCATGTTCCCTCCTAAAAAGTAGATCTATAGATTTTAGATGTATATTTTTGTGTGTTTTGTTTTTGTGTTAGATTCACATGACATTATAAATTTAATTTAGTGTGATTATTTTTTAATTAAATTTCTACAAATCTTATTTAAAAAATATATATTTTAACATTCTTGGATGATTTTTAACATCCAGAATAGTAGTAGACTTCGAATTTCATCACAAAATTTTATTATCAGACTCTCAAAATTTTATGTATTAGAAGACTCTGTAACATATGAATTTAGGTTTAAGAAATTTTCTCGAATTGTTCCTAAACCATTTTAAATTTTTTTTTTTTTGAAAAAGTAATTTTTCGAAAAAATAAAAAAATTGAATTCTTTTTTGAATTTTTTTTTAAAAATGAATTTCGAAAAAATAAATTTCAAACTTTTGAGTATATATCTATAAAATAGGGTATACTTGTCATTTTCCTTTTTTAATTAAAAAACGTTTATTCATTTTGACATTTGTGTATTATTTGCGATAAAAAATTGAAAACTTTTATATGATAGCATTTTTTAAATTTTTGTCACAAAACTAATATTCGATGAAGAAAATGACCAAAATAAGTTTTATTAAAGGGTAAAAATGTATTTTTCACCTTAGAGTTAACTAATTTAGACTTACAGTTTAGAGTTAAAGGGTGAAATCTTGGGAATATGGTTTTAAATTTAAAAAAATTAAAAAAATTAATATTAAAAATTTCAAAAATAAAAAATGATATTTTAGTTATTTTTTTAGGTCTATTTTTGTGACAAAAATTTTAAAAGGGTTATTTGAGAGAATTGCTCTAAAAAATTTTAGGATTATTTTTAAAGTACACTACAAGAAAACATATTTATTACAAGGGTCATATTCCTTGTTAATTCGT
Proteins encoded in this window:
- the LOC106341242 gene encoding uncharacterized protein LOC106341242; this translates as MNWVQRKIYLYNVTFGLYMLDWWERYLFNSLVVILMWFILYNGSRYFSELCKRHLS
- the LOC106339776 gene encoding major pollen allergen Ole e 10 isoform X2, encoding MGKGFRIVTSLLLLYFVFPGARAITEPIEEEKDITTPLATNPTTSEPTVVPNSDSDASAVVTTPLTVPTPPRVAAHPGESWCVARENAPKIALQAALDYACGIGGADCSEIQEGGKCYNPNSLIAHASFAFNSYYQKNPIPSSCNFGGSAVTISGDPSVGSCHFPSTSTNESTLNVSEDGLGLFGRIPSHPTPKPEASSSSSRTFSYLYFHSHLLCFLFLYHVPVVVLG
- the LOC106339776 gene encoding glucan endo-1,3-beta-glucosidase 3 isoform X1, whose amino-acid sequence is MGKGFRIVTSLLLLYFVFPGARAITEPIEEEKDITTPLATNPTTSEPTVVPNSDSDASAVVTTPLTVPTPPRVAAHPGESWCVARENAPKIALQAALDYACGIGGADCSEIQEGGKCYNPNSLIAHASFAFNSYYQKNPIPSSCNFGGSAVTISGDPMQESFKDRGVGSCHFPSTSTNESTLNVSEDGLGLFGRIPSHPTPKPEASSSSSRTFSYLYFHSHLLCFLFLYHVPVVVLG